In Alkalihalobacillus sp. TS-13, the following are encoded in one genomic region:
- the ectA gene encoding diaminobutyrate acetyltransferase — protein sequence MITETVQTLDEIIFTKPALEDGKFMWQIVKDTSLDQNSSYKYIMMSEFFSETCVVAKINDQTVGFVTAFIPPEQPEVVFVWQIGVDPNERGKGIASKMLTELINRPICNDVRYLEATVTPSNQASRSLFEGFARYQNTESVITERFADDLFPSDDHESELNFRIGPFKR from the coding sequence ATGATCACTGAAACCGTTCAAACTTTAGATGAAATTATCTTTACGAAACCTGCATTAGAAGATGGGAAATTTATGTGGCAAATCGTCAAAGATACAAGTCTTGATCAAAACTCATCATATAAGTATATCATGATGAGTGAGTTCTTTTCCGAGACATGTGTCGTTGCAAAGATAAATGATCAAACAGTCGGATTCGTCACAGCGTTCATCCCGCCAGAGCAACCTGAGGTAGTATTCGTCTGGCAAATAGGCGTAGATCCTAATGAGAGAGGAAAAGGGATTGCATCGAAAATGCTTACAGAATTGATCAATCGACCGATTTGCAATGACGTTCGTTACCTGGAAGCTACAGTAACTCCATCTAATCAAGCTTCTAGATCGTTATTTGAAGGTTTTGCTCGTTATCAAAACACTGAGAGCGTAATAACAGAACGTTTCGCGGATGATCTCTTTCCTTCTGATGACCATGAATCGGAGCTTAATTTCCGAATCGGCCCTTTCAAACGATGA
- a CDS encoding cell division protein SepF has product MGIKSRLKNFFAFDEDIYEEEVYEVEQSEGDEVEPMSRSRRDQKSQNIVSLQSVQQQVKVVLIEPRTYSEAQEIADQLKNRRAVVMNLQRIPLDQAKRIVDFLSGTVYAIGGDIQKLGPNTFMCTPDNVDVSGAISEMTGEE; this is encoded by the coding sequence ATGGGAATTAAATCAAGGTTGAAGAATTTTTTTGCATTTGATGAAGATATATATGAAGAAGAAGTTTACGAGGTTGAACAATCTGAAGGTGATGAGGTTGAACCGATGAGTCGCTCGCGTCGAGATCAGAAAAGCCAGAATATCGTCAGTTTACAAAGTGTTCAACAGCAAGTGAAAGTGGTACTGATTGAACCGAGGACATACTCGGAGGCACAAGAAATCGCAGATCAGTTAAAAAACAGAAGAGCAGTTGTGATGAATCTACAAAGAATTCCCCTCGATCAGGCTAAACGCATCGTCGATTTTCTCAGTGGCACGGTATATGCCATTGGTGGAGATATACAGAAGCTCGGTCCAAACACATTCATGTGTACACCGGATAATGTAGACGTTTCAGGTGCAATATCTGAAATGACTGGGGAAGAATAG
- a CDS encoding DivIVA domain-containing protein gives MPLTPLDIHNKEFNRGFRGYDEDEVNEFLDQVIKDYEGVIREKKDLQEQLAKMEEKLSYFTNIEETLNKSIVVAQETGEEVKRNANKEARLIVKEAEKNADRIINEALSKSRKIMLDIEELKKQSSVYRTRFRMLIEAQLEMLKNEDWDHLMPPEDENEQHQLEDSESEKANIT, from the coding sequence ATGCCTTTAACACCATTGGATATTCATAATAAAGAGTTTAATCGTGGATTTCGAGGATATGATGAGGATGAAGTAAACGAATTTTTAGATCAGGTTATCAAAGATTATGAAGGGGTCATTCGTGAAAAGAAAGACCTGCAGGAACAGTTAGCGAAAATGGAAGAGAAGCTTTCCTATTTTACGAACATTGAAGAAACATTGAATAAGTCAATCGTTGTTGCACAAGAAACGGGGGAGGAAGTAAAGCGCAATGCAAATAAAGAAGCCCGTTTGATTGTAAAAGAAGCAGAGAAGAATGCTGATAGAATCATTAATGAAGCATTGTCCAAGTCGAGAAAAATAATGCTCGATATTGAAGAATTGAAGAAGCAATCTTCTGTTTATCGCACCCGGTTCCGTATGCTGATCGAAGCACAGCTGGAAATGTTGAAAAACGAAGATTGGGATCATCTGATGCCTCCTGAAGACGAGAATGAGCAGCATCAACTTGAGGACTCAGAGTCAGAAAAAGCAAACATAACTTGA
- the sigG gene encoding RNA polymerase sporulation sigma factor SigG codes for MTRNKVEICGVDTSKLPVLKNPEMRVLFKEMQNGDLSAREKLVNGNLRLVLSVIQRFNNRGEYVDDLFQVGCIGLMKSIDNFDLGQNVKFSTYAVPMIIGEIRRYLRDNNPIRVSRSLRDIAYKALQVRDKIVSKESREPNPTEIARELGVTKEEVVFALDAIQDPVSLFEPIYNDGGEPIYVMDQISDDKQKDYQWIEEIALREAMTRLNQREKLILTMRFFQGKTQMEVADEIGISQAQVSRLEKAAINQMNKSIQSS; via the coding sequence ATGACACGAAATAAGGTAGAAATTTGTGGAGTAGATACATCTAAGCTTCCAGTTTTGAAAAACCCTGAAATGAGAGTTTTATTCAAAGAAATGCAGAATGGAGATTTGTCAGCAAGAGAAAAACTTGTGAATGGGAATCTAAGGTTGGTCCTTAGTGTCATCCAACGATTCAACAATCGGGGTGAATATGTCGATGACTTATTTCAGGTCGGTTGTATCGGCTTGATGAAATCAATCGATAATTTCGATTTAGGTCAAAATGTCAAATTCTCAACCTATGCGGTACCGATGATCATCGGTGAAATTAGAAGGTACTTGCGCGACAACAATCCGATACGTGTTTCGCGGTCCTTGCGTGATATCGCTTATAAAGCTTTACAAGTCCGTGATAAGATCGTCAGTAAGGAATCCCGCGAGCCGAACCCGACGGAAATTGCCCGTGAACTTGGAGTTACAAAAGAAGAAGTCGTTTTTGCCCTCGATGCAATTCAAGATCCGGTTTCATTGTTTGAACCGATCTATAATGACGGTGGTGAACCGATCTATGTCATGGATCAGATCAGTGATGACAAACAAAAAGATTATCAGTGGATCGAGGAAATTGCACTGCGCGAAGCGATGACGAGATTGAATCAAAGAGAAAAGTTGATTTTGACGATGAGGTTTTTCCAGGGTAAAACCCAAATGGAAGTAGCGGACGAAATTGGAATTTCTCAAGCACAAGTTTCTCGTCTGGAAAAAGCAGCAATCAACCAAATGAACAAAAGCATCCAAAGTAGTTGA
- the ectB gene encoding diaminobutyrate--2-oxoglutarate transaminase — protein MDNNSVDLKLFEELESEVRSYCRSFPVVFDKAKGYKLWDENGKEYIDFFSGAGALNYGHNDEKMKSALIEYISGDGITHSLDMASIAKRNFIRKFKDTILEPRDYDYKMMFPGPTGTNTVESALKLARKVTGRTDIISFTNGFHGMTIGSLSVTGNAVKRKGAGIPLQNTVTMPYDSFVDNGTDSLDYLERFLEDNGSGVETPAAMIFETVQGEGGINAASYEWMKKIEEICKKWDILLIIDDVQAGVGRTGTFFSFEPAGIKPDIVCMSKSLSGYGLPLAITLIRPDLDIWTPGEHNGTFRGFNHAFITATAALDYWKDETFEKKIQEKARTVQEFLINLTDKYPEIEGEVCGRGLMIGIETKKETLAEKIAAEAFKRGLIMETSGPNDEVFKLFPPINIDMEGLEKGFEIIEASVRHLVKEPVHN, from the coding sequence ATGGACAATAATAGTGTAGATTTAAAACTTTTTGAGGAATTGGAATCTGAAGTTCGCAGCTATTGTAGAAGCTTTCCTGTTGTTTTCGATAAAGCAAAAGGATATAAATTGTGGGACGAAAACGGTAAAGAATACATTGATTTCTTTTCTGGGGCTGGTGCCTTGAATTACGGTCATAACGATGAAAAAATGAAATCGGCGTTGATCGAATACATTAGTGGAGATGGGATCACCCATTCTCTTGATATGGCTTCTATAGCCAAAAGGAATTTTATCCGGAAATTCAAAGATACCATATTAGAACCGAGAGATTATGATTATAAAATGATGTTCCCTGGCCCTACGGGGACCAATACAGTCGAAAGTGCTCTGAAATTAGCAAGGAAAGTAACTGGACGTACTGATATAATCAGTTTCACGAACGGATTTCATGGAATGACGATCGGTTCCTTGTCTGTAACCGGAAATGCGGTTAAACGGAAAGGGGCAGGAATCCCATTACAAAATACGGTGACAATGCCTTATGACAGCTTTGTGGATAATGGTACTGATAGCTTGGATTATTTGGAGCGATTCCTTGAGGATAATGGAAGCGGGGTGGAAACTCCTGCTGCAATGATTTTTGAAACTGTTCAAGGTGAAGGTGGAATCAATGCAGCCAGCTACGAATGGATGAAAAAGATTGAAGAGATCTGTAAGAAATGGGATATTCTATTGATCATTGATGATGTACAAGCAGGTGTAGGAAGGACAGGGACTTTCTTCAGCTTCGAGCCTGCTGGCATAAAGCCAGATATCGTGTGTATGTCAAAATCTCTAAGTGGATACGGTTTACCGCTTGCAATTACGCTGATTCGACCAGATCTCGATATTTGGACACCTGGTGAACATAACGGTACTTTCCGAGGGTTTAACCATGCATTCATAACTGCAACAGCTGCCCTTGATTATTGGAAAGATGAGACGTTCGAGAAAAAGATTCAAGAAAAAGCAAGGACGGTTCAAGAATTCCTTATCAACCTTACTGATAAATATCCTGAGATCGAAGGAGAAGTATGCGGAAGAGGATTGATGATCGGAATAGAAACGAAAAAAGAAACTCTCGCGGAGAAAATTGCTGCAGAAGCATTCAAACGTGGGTTGATTATGGAAACCTCTGGACCAAATGATGAAGTGTTTAAACTATTCCCACCGATCAATATTGATATGGAAGGATTGGAAAAAGGTTTTGAAATCATAGAAGCTAGTGTAAGACACCTTGTAAAAGAACCAGTACACAATTAA
- a CDS encoding YlmC/YmxH family sporulation protein gives MIKISEFQVKDVVNVSNGRKLGHIADLEINLTSGKIEAIVIPGAGRMMGFMRKENDIIIPWRDIVKIGKDVILVRFEDQSGNELAPHGFQHSSKN, from the coding sequence ATGATAAAAATTTCCGAGTTCCAGGTCAAGGATGTTGTCAATGTATCGAATGGACGAAAGCTTGGTCATATAGCGGACCTGGAGATCAATCTGACTTCCGGAAAAATCGAAGCGATCGTTATCCCGGGGGCAGGGAGGATGATGGGGTTCATGCGTAAAGAAAATGATATCATCATACCGTGGAGAGATATTGTCAAAATTGGAAAAGATGTAATTCTAGTCAGGTTCGAAGACCAATCAGGCAATGAATTGGCTCCTCACGGCTTCCAACATTCTTCGAAGAATTAA
- the pgeF gene encoding peptidoglycan editing factor PgeF, with the protein MSDPFTHGHEMYYKIKELQDSTNNMVTAGFSTRYGGVSQKPFRSLNLGLHVKDIDHNVIDNRRRLAESIDTQLDQWVFADQVHGSDICKVEQTDKGKGSKSLESGIIGMDGLYTRERGLVLALAYADCVPIFFLSEESHIVGIAHAGWKGSVRGIAARMVDTWVTNEEVAVDSIHVFVGPSIQECCYEVDQRVISQVDDSLDDEDPRPYTAKGNSKYQLNLQRLNKQLLMRAGVPEKNVHLTKLCTSCNVDRFFSHRKENGATGRMLGFIMLEQ; encoded by the coding sequence ATGTCGGATCCTTTTACACATGGACATGAGATGTATTACAAAATTAAAGAACTGCAGGATTCTACCAATAATATGGTGACGGCAGGATTTTCAACAAGGTATGGCGGAGTAAGTCAAAAACCGTTTCGATCTTTGAATCTAGGCCTGCACGTAAAGGATATCGATCACAACGTCATCGATAACAGAAGGCGCTTGGCGGAATCTATCGATACTCAGTTGGACCAGTGGGTGTTTGCTGACCAGGTCCATGGAAGCGACATTTGCAAAGTTGAACAAACTGACAAGGGCAAGGGTTCAAAATCCCTTGAATCGGGAATCATAGGGATGGATGGATTATATACGAGGGAAAGAGGCCTTGTCCTTGCATTAGCCTATGCAGATTGTGTACCGATATTTTTCTTGTCAGAAGAATCCCATATAGTTGGTATTGCACATGCCGGGTGGAAAGGCTCAGTGAGAGGGATTGCTGCTAGGATGGTTGATACATGGGTTACCAACGAAGAGGTAGCTGTCGATTCGATCCATGTCTTTGTAGGACCGTCTATACAGGAATGTTGTTATGAGGTTGACCAGCGTGTCATTTCTCAAGTTGATGACTCTTTAGATGATGAGGACCCCAGACCTTATACTGCGAAGGGAAATTCAAAGTACCAATTGAATCTTCAACGATTGAATAAACAGCTTCTTATGAGAGCTGGAGTTCCGGAAAAGAATGTTCATTTGACGAAACTTTGTACAAGCTGCAACGTAGACCGATTTTTTTCACATCGAAAAGAGAATGGAGCAACTGGAAGAATGTTAGGTTTCATCATGTTGGAGCAATAG
- the spoIIGA gene encoding sigma-E processing peptidase SpoIIGA — MAIYLDVIWFLNFCIDFLLLWLTSVILKREVSKKRLAVGAFLGSLYVLFLFLDTAIIYHPIIKLIYSVFIIITTFGYKRFGYFVQGLFMFYFSTFITGGGILGLHYFLQTDAKIVNGVVKTQSSGMGDPISWLFVILMVPIMLYFTKKRVDHIEVRKLRYDQVMNFELKIDSLTLKGVGLLDSGNQLHDPISKQPVMILDMTVFADQIPSAILHHAKSLDSIGELVDEPNPWQDRMRIIPYRAVGSANQFLAGFKADSIGIWNNGEKYETSNVIVGLSFTNISGEGEYNAILHPKMISNAKVTSTAS; from the coding sequence ATGGCAATTTATCTGGATGTCATTTGGTTTCTGAATTTCTGTATCGATTTTCTGCTTTTGTGGTTGACTTCGGTGATCCTTAAAAGGGAAGTCTCTAAGAAAAGGTTGGCCGTAGGTGCATTTTTAGGTTCTTTATATGTATTGTTTTTATTTTTAGACACCGCAATTATCTATCATCCAATCATCAAGCTTATCTATTCCGTCTTCATCATCATCACCACATTCGGTTACAAGCGCTTTGGTTATTTTGTACAAGGCTTATTCATGTTCTACTTTTCAACGTTCATTACAGGAGGTGGCATTTTAGGACTTCATTATTTTTTACAGACTGATGCAAAAATCGTGAACGGGGTTGTCAAGACACAATCGTCAGGGATGGGGGATCCCATCAGTTGGTTATTCGTCATTTTAATGGTTCCGATCATGCTATATTTCACAAAGAAAAGAGTCGATCATATCGAGGTCAGGAAACTTCGCTATGATCAAGTTATGAATTTCGAACTGAAAATAGACTCTCTAACCTTAAAAGGAGTCGGGCTCTTAGATAGCGGGAACCAGTTGCATGATCCAATATCGAAACAACCTGTCATGATACTGGATATGACTGTTTTTGCTGATCAGATACCGTCGGCAATCCTCCATCATGCAAAAAGCCTTGACTCGATAGGTGAATTGGTAGATGAACCGAATCCTTGGCAAGATCGAATGCGCATCATTCCTTATAGAGCTGTTGGAAGCGCAAATCAATTTCTTGCAGGATTCAAGGCAGATTCTATTGGTATATGGAATAATGGCGAAAAATATGAAACATCAAATGTCATTGTTGGACTATCCTTTACAAATATCTCGGGAGAAGGAGAGTATAACGCTATCCTTCATCCGAAGATGATATCGAATGCAAAAGTGACATCAACCGCATCGTAA
- the sigE gene encoding RNA polymerase sporulation sigma factor SigE, with amino-acid sequence MGKLKLRFTLFWYKLLIKLGVKTEEIYYIGGNEALPSPLSKDEEALLLKKLPKGDKAARAVLIERNLRLVVYIARKFENTGINIEDLISIGTIGLIKAVNTFNPEKKIKLATYASRCIENEILMYLRRNNKTRSEVSFDEPLNVDWDGNELLLSDVLGTEEDIITRDFEASVDRKLLVKALYTLSPREKQIMELRFGLAGGEEKTQKDVADLLGISQSYISRLEKRIIKRLQKEFNKMM; translated from the coding sequence ATGGGGAAGCTGAAACTGCGATTTACGTTGTTCTGGTACAAACTCTTGATCAAATTGGGTGTAAAGACGGAAGAAATCTACTACATAGGCGGAAACGAAGCCCTTCCATCACCCCTATCAAAAGATGAAGAAGCTTTATTACTGAAAAAGCTGCCAAAGGGTGACAAGGCAGCACGAGCAGTTTTGATTGAAAGGAATCTGCGTCTAGTCGTTTATATTGCGAGAAAATTTGAAAACACAGGGATCAACATAGAGGATCTTATCAGTATCGGTACAATCGGATTGATAAAAGCTGTGAATACATTCAATCCTGAAAAGAAGATCAAGCTCGCGACGTACGCTTCAAGATGCATCGAAAATGAGATATTAATGTACTTGCGACGTAATAACAAGACACGTTCTGAAGTATCATTTGATGAACCGTTGAATGTCGATTGGGATGGTAATGAATTATTGCTCTCTGATGTCTTGGGAACAGAGGAAGATATCATCACAAGGGACTTCGAAGCGAGTGTAGATCGGAAGTTGTTGGTCAAAGCTCTTTACACCTTGTCACCAAGAGAAAAGCAAATCATGGAATTAAGATTCGGTCTTGCGGGCGGAGAAGAGAAGACCCAGAAGGATGTAGCCGATTTGTTAGGAATATCGCAATCATATATATCCAGATTGGAGAAGCGTATCATAAAAAGACTGCAGAAAGAATTCAATAAGATGATGTGA
- a CDS encoding YggT family protein encodes MLEDILIFAIGAYRWLIIIYIFMSWVPNARESSFGQFLGSICEPFLSQFRKIIPPLGMIDLSPIAALFALFFAEIGVRALFDYL; translated from the coding sequence ATGCTAGAAGATATCCTAATATTTGCAATTGGAGCTTACCGATGGTTGATCATCATTTATATTTTCATGTCCTGGGTGCCGAACGCGAGAGAATCATCATTCGGTCAATTTTTAGGATCGATATGTGAACCGTTTCTCTCCCAATTCAGAAAAATCATCCCACCACTTGGTATGATTGATTTATCCCCGATTGCAGCATTGTTTGCGCTTTTCTTCGCTGAAATCGGTGTCCGTGCATTATTCGATTACCTGTAG
- a CDS encoding RNA-binding protein — protein sequence MSIYDHFRPEEQPFIDQVLEWRKVVLDQYRVKATDFLDPREQHILKSILGSNDEVHFQIWKGYQGIERSRALLYPIYYEPQDEEFEIECLEAPYPSKFVTLHHSDVLGALMSLGLKRKKFGDILMGESKFQLIIASEVADYVRLNFNSVGKTSVNAKAISTEKLLGKLDEWNTVSSTVSSLRLDVVLSEVFRLSRSKAIPYITNKKVKLNWKIVEQPSSILEEGDHLSVRGLGRAKLISVDGMSKKGKWKVTFGTKNSK from the coding sequence ATGTCGATATATGATCATTTCAGACCAGAAGAACAGCCTTTCATAGATCAAGTGTTGGAATGGCGAAAAGTCGTACTTGACCAATACCGGGTCAAGGCCACGGATTTCCTGGATCCACGAGAGCAGCATATTTTAAAATCCATTCTTGGATCAAATGATGAAGTCCATTTTCAAATTTGGAAGGGGTACCAAGGCATTGAACGTTCAAGAGCCTTGTTGTACCCCATTTATTATGAACCTCAAGACGAAGAGTTTGAAATAGAATGTCTTGAAGCGCCTTATCCATCAAAATTCGTTACATTACATCATTCAGATGTTCTCGGGGCTTTAATGAGCCTTGGCCTGAAACGGAAGAAGTTCGGGGATATTTTGATGGGGGAATCTAAATTCCAACTCATCATCGCCAGTGAGGTTGCTGATTATGTCCGTTTGAATTTCAATTCGGTAGGGAAGACATCTGTAAATGCCAAAGCCATTTCAACTGAAAAATTGCTCGGTAAACTTGATGAATGGAATACAGTATCGAGTACGGTAAGTTCGTTAAGGTTGGATGTTGTATTGTCGGAAGTATTTCGTCTATCACGGTCAAAGGCAATCCCTTACATAACGAACAAAAAGGTAAAGCTGAATTGGAAAATCGTCGAACAACCTTCAAGCATTTTAGAGGAAGGTGATCATCTTTCTGTGAGAGGTTTAGGCCGAGCGAAACTCATTTCTGTGGATGGTATGAGCAAAAAAGGAAAGTGGAAAGTAACATTTGGTACAAAAAATTCCAAATAA
- a CDS encoding ectoine synthase yields MKVVKLEDVINSEHSIEGGNWVSRRLILKDDNMGYSVHDTVIKAGTETHIWYQNHLESVYCIEGEGEVVTLKDNKVWPIEKDTLYALDENDEHLLRAKTDMRMVCVFNPPITGKEIHDENGVYPVLEN; encoded by the coding sequence ATGAAAGTTGTCAAACTAGAAGATGTAATCAATTCTGAACATTCCATTGAGGGTGGAAACTGGGTAAGTAGAAGATTGATTTTGAAAGATGATAACATGGGCTATTCTGTTCATGATACAGTTATTAAAGCGGGTACTGAAACGCATATTTGGTATCAAAACCATTTGGAATCTGTTTATTGTATAGAAGGAGAAGGAGAAGTAGTGACCCTGAAAGATAATAAAGTGTGGCCGATTGAGAAGGACACCCTTTATGCCCTGGATGAAAATGACGAACATCTCCTTCGGGCAAAGACAGACATGAGGATGGTTTGTGTATTCAATCCTCCGATTACCGGTAAGGAAATACACGATGAAAATGGCGTCTATCCGGTATTAGAAAATTGA
- a CDS encoding YggS family pyridoxal phosphate-dependent enzyme: MAISYNLQVIKDDIAEACQRTNRDPKKVSIIAVTKYVSVETTQKAVEAGIIHLGENRDEGFLHKYEHVSGNVQWHFIGTLQSRKVKSIIDQVDYIHSLDRMSLAKEINKRANRKIKCFAQVNVSGEESKHGLDPEEVVAFIKNVAKYENIEVVGLMTMAPFISDEERLRNIFRTMRVLKEEVQASGLSHAPCTELSMGMSNDFKIAVEEGATFVRIGTSLVGKEF; this comes from the coding sequence TTGGCTATTTCATATAACTTACAAGTGATCAAAGACGACATAGCAGAAGCTTGCCAGAGAACAAATAGAGATCCTAAAAAGGTATCTATTATTGCAGTGACGAAATATGTCAGTGTCGAAACGACTCAAAAAGCGGTTGAAGCTGGAATCATACATCTTGGTGAGAATCGAGATGAAGGCTTTTTACATAAATATGAACACGTCAGTGGAAATGTCCAATGGCATTTCATAGGTACGCTACAATCCCGTAAAGTCAAATCGATTATTGATCAGGTCGATTATATCCACTCGTTAGACCGAATGTCACTGGCGAAGGAAATCAACAAGAGAGCTAACCGGAAGATTAAATGTTTTGCCCAGGTGAATGTTTCAGGGGAAGAGTCGAAGCATGGTTTGGATCCCGAAGAAGTTGTTGCATTCATCAAAAATGTTGCGAAATATGAAAATATTGAAGTAGTAGGATTAATGACGATGGCTCCATTCATATCTGATGAAGAAAGGCTGCGGAATATTTTTCGTACGATGCGGGTTCTGAAAGAAGAAGTACAAGCATCAGGTCTTTCACACGCACCTTGCACTGAGCTATCCATGGGAATGTCAAATGACTTTAAGATTGCCGTAGAAGAAGGCGCTACCTTTGTACGTATAGGTACATCGCTAGTTGGAAAAGAATTTTGA
- the ftsZ gene encoding cell division protein FtsZ — MLEFDMNMDGLAKIKVIGVGGGGSNAVNRMIENNVQGVEFIAVNTDAQALNLSKAEKKMQIGAKLTRGLGAGANPDIGKKAAEESKEQIEEVLQGADMVFVTAGMGGGTGTGAAPVIAEIAKEIGALTVGVVTRPFTFEGRKRSTHAVGGIETLKEKVDTLIVIPNDRLLEIVDKNTPMLEAFREADNVLRQGVQGISDLIAVPGLINLDFADVKTIMTSKGSALMGIGVAAGENRATDAAKKAISSPLLETSIDGAKGVLMNITGGSNLSLYEVNEAADIVSSASDEDVNMIFGSVINEDLKDEILVTVIATGFDDSQPQAKPQQQRPKQTMTNQQPTSQPSPQKQSNREEGQPSRQQEGQRSSNSNPQTDFNDTLDIPAFLRNRNRRR, encoded by the coding sequence ATGCTAGAGTTTGATATGAATATGGATGGACTCGCAAAAATTAAAGTAATCGGTGTAGGCGGCGGTGGTAGTAACGCTGTCAACCGAATGATCGAAAACAACGTTCAAGGTGTTGAGTTCATAGCAGTCAACACGGATGCACAAGCCTTGAATCTTTCAAAAGCAGAAAAGAAAATGCAGATCGGTGCCAAGCTGACAAGAGGTCTAGGTGCGGGTGCTAATCCGGATATAGGTAAAAAAGCTGCAGAAGAAAGCAAAGAACAGATCGAAGAGGTCCTTCAGGGTGCGGACATGGTGTTCGTTACTGCTGGTATGGGTGGAGGAACAGGAACGGGTGCTGCCCCAGTCATTGCTGAAATCGCAAAGGAAATCGGAGCATTGACGGTTGGAGTCGTGACTCGTCCATTCACTTTTGAAGGTCGTAAGCGTTCAACCCACGCAGTAGGTGGGATCGAAACATTGAAGGAAAAAGTTGATACATTGATTGTAATCCCGAACGACCGATTATTGGAAATTGTCGATAAGAACACACCGATGCTTGAAGCATTCCGTGAAGCGGATAATGTACTTCGTCAAGGTGTACAAGGTATTTCTGACTTGATTGCGGTGCCTGGATTGATCAATCTGGACTTTGCAGATGTGAAAACGATCATGACATCTAAAGGATCTGCTTTGATGGGAATTGGCGTCGCAGCAGGGGAAAACCGTGCAACAGATGCGGCGAAAAAAGCGATTTCCAGTCCATTGTTGGAAACATCAATTGATGGAGCTAAAGGTGTTCTCATGAATATCACTGGTGGTTCGAACTTGAGCCTTTATGAAGTGAACGAAGCTGCAGATATCGTATCTTCTGCTTCAGATGAAGATGTGAACATGATTTTTGGTTCCGTCATTAATGAAGATTTGAAGGATGAAATTCTAGTAACGGTCATTGCGACAGGCTTTGACGATTCACAACCACAAGCGAAGCCACAGCAGCAACGACCGAAACAGACAATGACGAACCAACAGCCTACTAGTCAACCTTCTCCACAGAAACAAAGCAATCGTGAAGAAGGGCAACCTTCAAGACAACAAGAAGGTCAACGTAGTTCAAATTCAAACCCTCAGACGGATTTCAATGATACGTTGGATATCCCTGCATTCCTGAGAAATCGAAACCGTCGTCGCTAA